The following are from one region of the Deinococcus radiopugnans ATCC 19172 genome:
- the lon gene encoding endopeptidase La: protein MPTENLNLPKIVPVCPVRGSVIYPTMVQHIDASRSISINAIEAAMNAEKVILIVSQKDKDVDDPKGADLYDVGTACNVLRVRKNPDGTVQMLVSAVARVKVGKYTEGDHLRASITELPVPADDQVELQALSRELRERFEVIAGGGKISSESVQTINGKDDVGEMADHIAFNLDFRLEDKQRLLEAVRLTDRIRTLLTLLDTEQEVQAVQAKIRAQVKDEIDKNQREYYLREQMKVIQKELQGGEDGEEGDEAEVFRAKIDALELKPDVKKEIDREVNRLARMHPDAAEASVIRTYLTWVTELPWNTRSEDRLDVEEAAQVLDEDHYGLEKVKDRVLEFLAVRRLRKERAERGELSAEDVNKGPILVFTGPPGVGKTSIAQSIAKALGRQYVRIALGGARDESDIRGHRRTYIGAMPGRLIQGIRTAGTKNPVILLDEVDKLGSSYQGDPSSALLEVLDPAQNQNFTDHYLGVAFDLSEVMFIATANYPEQIPAALMDRMEVIDFSSYIEQEKLEIAKRYLMPRQLTQNGLKPNQISFTDAALEKLISHYTREAGVRNLEREIGTVARKVARRIATGEVKRVKVTDKELERYLGQPRHTPETENREDMVGVSTGMFYTPVGGDILFVETSIMPGKGLVLTGQLGDVMKESARAALTYIKSNAERFHIDRARIEDSEIHVHVPAGAIPKEGPSAGGAMVTSLISALTGIPARHDVAMTGEMTLTGRYLPIGGLKEKVLGARRAGIKHIIMPKANEPDLRDIPVHLRSSMRFHPAETVDQVLDVALVGGLKALETPREGVTPPPASKRRAARRGAGASA, encoded by the coding sequence ATGCCCACTGAAAATCTGAACCTTCCCAAAATTGTCCCCGTCTGCCCGGTTCGCGGCAGCGTGATCTACCCGACGATGGTGCAGCACATCGACGCCAGCCGTTCCATCTCCATCAATGCCATCGAGGCCGCCATGAACGCCGAGAAGGTCATCCTGATCGTGTCCCAGAAGGACAAGGACGTGGACGACCCCAAGGGTGCGGACCTGTACGATGTGGGCACGGCCTGCAACGTGCTGCGCGTGCGCAAGAATCCCGACGGCACCGTGCAGATGCTGGTCAGCGCCGTGGCGCGCGTCAAGGTGGGCAAGTACACCGAGGGCGACCACCTGCGCGCCAGCATCACCGAACTGCCCGTGCCGGCCGACGATCAGGTGGAGTTGCAGGCGCTGAGCCGTGAACTGCGCGAGCGCTTCGAGGTCATTGCCGGAGGCGGCAAGATCAGCAGCGAGAGCGTGCAGACCATCAACGGCAAGGACGACGTGGGCGAGATGGCCGACCACATCGCCTTCAACCTGGATTTCCGGCTGGAAGACAAGCAGCGCCTGCTGGAAGCCGTGCGCCTCACCGACCGCATCCGCACCCTGCTGACGCTGCTGGACACCGAACAGGAAGTCCAGGCGGTGCAGGCCAAGATTCGCGCCCAGGTCAAGGACGAGATCGACAAGAACCAGCGCGAGTACTACCTGCGCGAGCAGATGAAGGTCATCCAGAAGGAACTGCAGGGCGGTGAGGACGGCGAGGAAGGCGACGAGGCCGAGGTGTTCCGCGCCAAGATCGACGCGCTGGAGCTGAAGCCCGACGTCAAGAAGGAAATCGACCGCGAGGTCAACCGTCTGGCCCGCATGCACCCCGACGCCGCCGAGGCCAGCGTGATCCGCACCTACCTGACCTGGGTCACCGAGCTGCCATGGAACACCCGCAGCGAGGACCGCCTGGACGTCGAGGAAGCCGCGCAGGTGCTGGACGAGGATCACTACGGTCTGGAAAAGGTCAAGGACCGCGTGCTGGAATTCCTGGCCGTGCGCCGGTTGCGCAAGGAACGCGCCGAACGCGGCGAGTTGAGCGCCGAGGACGTCAATAAGGGGCCGATTCTGGTGTTCACCGGCCCTCCCGGCGTGGGCAAGACCAGCATCGCGCAGAGCATCGCCAAGGCGCTGGGCCGCCAGTACGTGCGCATCGCCCTGGGCGGCGCCCGTGACGAGTCCGACATTCGCGGCCACCGCCGCACCTACATCGGCGCGATGCCGGGCCGCCTGATTCAGGGCATCCGCACCGCCGGGACCAAGAACCCGGTGATCCTGCTGGACGAGGTGGACAAGCTGGGCAGCAGCTACCAGGGCGACCCCAGTTCGGCGCTGCTGGAAGTGCTGGACCCCGCGCAGAACCAGAACTTCACCGACCACTACCTGGGCGTGGCCTTCGACCTGTCGGAAGTGATGTTCATCGCCACGGCCAACTACCCCGAGCAGATTCCCGCCGCGCTGATGGACCGCATGGAAGTGATCGACTTCTCCAGCTACATCGAGCAGGAGAAGCTGGAGATCGCCAAGCGTTACCTGATGCCGCGTCAGCTGACCCAGAACGGCCTGAAGCCCAACCAGATCTCGTTCACCGACGCCGCGCTGGAAAAGCTGATCAGCCACTACACCCGTGAAGCCGGGGTCCGCAACCTGGAGCGCGAGATTGGCACGGTGGCCCGCAAGGTGGCCCGCCGCATCGCCACCGGCGAGGTCAAGCGCGTCAAGGTGACCGACAAGGAGCTGGAGCGCTACCTGGGCCAGCCGCGCCACACCCCCGAAACCGAGAACCGCGAGGACATGGTGGGTGTCTCCACCGGGATGTTCTACACCCCCGTGGGCGGCGACATCCTGTTCGTGGAAACCTCGATCATGCCCGGCAAGGGCCTGGTGCTGACCGGGCAGCTCGGCGACGTGATGAAGGAGTCGGCCCGCGCCGCCCTGACCTACATCAAGAGCAACGCCGAACGCTTCCACATCGACCGCGCCCGCATCGAGGACAGTGAAATCCACGTCCACGTGCCGGCCGGGGCGATTCCCAAGGAAGGCCCCAGCGCGGGCGGCGCGATGGTCACCAGCCTGATCAGCGCCCTGACCGGCATCCCCGCCCGCCACGACGTCGCCATGACCGGCGAGATGACCCTGACCGGGCGCTACCTGCCCATCGGCGGCCTGAAGGAAAAGGTGTTGGGCGCGCGCCGCGCGGGTATCAAGCACATCATCATGCCCAAGGCCAACGAGCCGGACCTGCGCGACATTCCGGTCCATCTGCGCTCCTCGATGCGCTTCCACCCCGCCGAAACGGTGGATCAGGTGCTGGATGTGGCCCTGGTGGGCGGCCTGAAGGCCCTGGAAACCCCGCGTGAGGGCGTGACGCCTCCCCCGGCCAGCAAACGCCGCGCGGCGCGGCGCGGTGCGGGCGCCAGCGCCTGA
- a CDS encoding YqgE/AlgH family protein, whose protein sequence is MSGPLTFLVASPHLHGEVFGGTVILLLEHDAGGAMGLIVNAPTPQPVSELMAEAEGQDAPAWLGGPVDPTLGWCLYPDALELDDEIRLVPGLNVSSSLEVLHAVMESGQPYMLVLGYAGWSAGQLTEESRVGAWIWVEQDTPELLWEVPAAERWSEALRRLGVIPSTIMPGGAQA, encoded by the coding sequence ATGAGTGGGCCACTGACTTTCCTGGTCGCCAGTCCTCACCTGCACGGCGAGGTCTTCGGCGGCACCGTCATTCTGCTGTTGGAACACGACGCGGGGGGCGCGATGGGCCTGATCGTGAACGCACCGACCCCCCAGCCGGTCTCGGAGCTGATGGCCGAGGCCGAGGGGCAGGACGCGCCCGCGTGGCTGGGCGGCCCGGTGGACCCCACGCTGGGCTGGTGCCTGTATCCGGACGCGCTGGAACTGGACGATGAGATCCGGCTGGTCCCCGGTCTGAACGTGTCCAGCAGCCTGGAAGTCTTGCACGCCGTGATGGAAAGCGGGCAGCCGTACATGCTGGTGCTGGGCTACGCCGGCTGGAGTGCCGGACAACTGACCGAGGAGTCGCGGGTGGGCGCGTGGATCTGGGTGGAACAGGACACGCCGGAGTTGCTGTGGGAGGTTCCGGCGGCAGAGCGCTGGAGCGAGGCCCTGCGCCGTCTGGGCGTCATTCCCAGCACCATCATGCCGGGTGGAGCGCAGGCCTGA
- the murA gene encoding UDP-N-acetylglucosamine 1-carboxyvinyltransferase codes for MQLTPLHIKGGRALGGEITVQHSKNAALPVIVATLLSREPVTLHGIPRLSDVYTILDLMAHLGTQHKWVGDNSLELHTPEILNTDAPYALVSKMRASFIVMGAILARAGQATVSMPGGCAWGPRPVDQHVKAFRALGVTLTEDGGNFDARREGSLNGHFVFELLTVGGTHNAILAAVLGDGVVVLDNASIDTDVVDMVEFLNSLGADISGAGTNSITVRGVPELRGGSYTVIPDRIEAGTFMMLAAANRCRLRVRNVRPDHLRAVTAKLQEMGVQITEDGNTLIVDATVADLKPVNVTTQSYPGFPTDLQPQMSALLATVPGTSVVQDPVYPDRLTHVAELHRMGANITVSGYTQVIQGAKLHAAPVKAADLRAGAALFIAGLTTEGETVIDGVQYLNRGYERLAERLRGIGANVLQHDLALAMD; via the coding sequence ATGCAATTAACCCCACTGCACATCAAGGGTGGCCGCGCGCTCGGCGGCGAGATTACCGTTCAACACAGCAAGAATGCGGCTCTGCCGGTGATCGTCGCCACGCTGCTGAGCCGTGAGCCGGTGACCTTGCACGGCATTCCGCGCCTGAGCGACGTGTACACCATTCTGGACCTGATGGCGCACCTGGGGACGCAGCACAAGTGGGTGGGCGACAACAGCCTGGAACTGCACACGCCCGAAATCCTGAACACCGACGCGCCCTACGCGCTGGTCAGCAAGATGCGCGCCAGCTTCATCGTGATGGGCGCGATCCTGGCCCGCGCCGGACAGGCCACCGTCAGCATGCCGGGCGGCTGTGCCTGGGGGCCGCGTCCGGTGGATCAGCACGTCAAGGCCTTCCGTGCCCTGGGCGTGACCCTGACCGAGGACGGCGGCAACTTCGACGCCCGGCGCGAGGGCAGCCTGAACGGGCACTTCGTCTTCGAGCTGCTGACCGTGGGCGGCACCCACAACGCGATCCTGGCCGCCGTGCTGGGCGACGGCGTGGTGGTGCTGGACAACGCCAGCATCGACACCGACGTGGTGGACATGGTGGAGTTCCTGAACTCGCTGGGGGCGGACATCAGCGGCGCCGGGACCAACAGCATCACCGTGCGCGGCGTGCCTGAGCTGCGCGGCGGGTCGTACACGGTGATTCCGGACCGCATCGAGGCCGGAACATTCATGATGCTGGCCGCCGCCAACCGCTGCCGGCTGCGGGTCAGGAACGTGCGTCCCGACCATCTGCGCGCCGTGACGGCCAAGTTGCAGGAGATGGGCGTGCAGATCACCGAAGACGGCAATACCCTGATCGTGGACGCCACCGTGGCGGACCTGAAGCCGGTCAACGTGACCACCCAAAGCTACCCGGGGTTCCCCACGGACCTCCAGCCGCAGATGAGCGCCCTGCTGGCCACCGTGCCCGGCACCAGCGTCGTGCAGGACCCGGTGTATCCGGACCGTCTGACCCACGTGGCGGAACTGCACCGCATGGGCGCGAATATCACGGTCAGCGGGTATACCCAGGTGATCCAGGGGGCGAAGCTGCACGCGGCGCCGGTCAAGGCCGCCGACCTGCGCGCCGGGGCCGCCCTGTTCATCGCGGGCCTGACCACTGAGGGCGAAACGGTGATCGACGGCGTGCAGTACCTGAACCGCGGTTACGAGCGTCTGGCCGAGCGCCTGCGCGGCATCGGGGCCAACGTGTTGCAGCACGATCTGGCTCTGGCGATGGACTGA
- a CDS encoding alpha/beta hydrolase, whose protein sequence is MARVRFVIPELPPTTPPGRLFLTGDHRNWDDDPAGWTFERSGGGAALEAEVPTGTLMGVKVRLRQDGQTTEEGDAWGGRAPAHKVVVSGDMEVSLPLAGWQDARQGRGRPSASAAPRDEMTLTAPWGEQTVRLWWPQSFKPPLPLLILHDGQNVFDEASTFAGQSWDAAGAAQALADAGRPCVIAALSVNDERSRRYVPFPFELNDFNPGADEYLDWIVGTLKPALAGRFGPVDAAHTALAGSSFGGLVSLYGGLRAPAEFGTLGVFSPALFPADFELLRWMETRAALETRVWLDMGDHEAGSLQGAAEMVRLTHELAGRLRPNVREVHVTIGAHHWHDEVAWAARFPAFLRWWLNGLPPFTALSPG, encoded by the coding sequence ATGGCCCGCGTCCGCTTCGTGATTCCCGAACTGCCGCCCACGACGCCGCCAGGCCGGCTGTTCCTGACCGGAGACCACCGGAACTGGGACGATGATCCGGCCGGCTGGACTTTCGAGCGTTCAGGGGGCGGCGCCGCGCTGGAGGCCGAGGTGCCCACAGGCACGCTGATGGGGGTCAAGGTCCGGCTGCGGCAGGATGGACAGACGACCGAGGAGGGCGACGCCTGGGGAGGCCGCGCCCCGGCCCACAAGGTGGTGGTGAGCGGCGACATGGAGGTGTCGCTGCCCCTGGCCGGCTGGCAGGATGCCCGGCAGGGGCGCGGGCGGCCCTCGGCGTCGGCGGCGCCGCGCGACGAGATGACGCTGACGGCCCCCTGGGGAGAACAAACGGTGCGGCTGTGGTGGCCCCAGTCCTTCAAGCCGCCCCTGCCGCTGCTGATCCTGCACGACGGTCAGAACGTCTTCGACGAGGCGTCCACCTTCGCCGGGCAAAGCTGGGACGCCGCCGGGGCAGCCCAGGCCCTGGCCGACGCGGGCCGGCCCTGCGTGATCGCCGCCCTGAGCGTGAACGACGAGCGCAGCCGACGGTACGTGCCGTTCCCATTCGAACTGAACGACTTCAATCCAGGGGCGGACGAGTACCTCGACTGGATCGTGGGCACGCTGAAGCCCGCGCTGGCCGGGCGTTTCGGCCCTGTAGATGCGGCGCACACCGCCCTGGCCGGCTCGTCGTTCGGCGGCCTCGTGAGCCTGTACGGCGGCCTGCGCGCGCCCGCAGAGTTCGGCACGCTGGGGGTGTTCAGCCCGGCCCTCTTTCCCGCCGATTTCGAGCTGCTGCGCTGGATGGAGACCCGTGCGGCCCTGGAGACTCGCGTCTGGCTGGACATGGGCGATCACGAGGCCGGTTCTCTTCAGGGCGCGGCGGAAATGGTGCGGCTGACCCACGAGCTGGCCGGGCGACTACGCCCGAATGTGCGCGAGGTCCACGTCACCATCGGCGCCCACCACTGGCATGACGAGGTGGCCTGGGCGGCGCGGTTCCCGGCCTTCCTGCGCTGGTGGCTGAATGGCCTGCCTCCCTTCACCGCCCTGTCACCGGGTTGA
- a CDS encoding SDR family oxidoreductase, translating to MKIAVIGAAGGVGRRVVAQAARAEHQVAALVRRDEQADMMSLYGAKPVMGDLAGDWQSVLDGADAVVWAAGAGASGDYAAIDGEALKRVADTLVERGPKRLIVVSSMGVDRPEQMPPFLQQVLKVKADSDSYVQGRALDWTIVRPGGLTDEPGSGKVTLGTHAPGGSISRDDVAALVLACLNDPSTVGQTFEAVAGDQGLTDALGGLPDPSTR from the coding sequence ATGAAGATTGCAGTGATCGGTGCGGCGGGCGGTGTGGGCCGCCGGGTGGTGGCGCAGGCCGCCAGGGCGGAACATCAGGTGGCGGCCCTGGTGCGCCGTGATGAACAGGCCGACATGATGTCCCTGTACGGCGCAAAACCCGTCATGGGCGACCTGGCAGGCGACTGGCAGAGCGTGCTGGACGGCGCCGACGCCGTGGTCTGGGCCGCGGGGGCCGGGGCCAGCGGCGATTATGCGGCCATCGACGGCGAGGCTCTCAAACGCGTGGCCGACACGCTGGTGGAGCGCGGCCCGAAACGCCTGATCGTGGTCAGCAGCATGGGGGTGGACCGCCCGGAGCAGATGCCGCCCTTCTTGCAGCAGGTCCTGAAGGTCAAGGCCGACTCCGACAGCTACGTCCAGGGCCGCGCGCTGGACTGGACCATCGTGCGTCCCGGCGGCCTGACCGACGAACCGGGGAGCGGCAAGGTCACGCTGGGCACCCACGCCCCCGGCGGCAGCATCTCGCGCGACGACGTGGCAGCCCTGGTGCTGGCCTGCCTGAATGACCCGTCCACCGTGGGCCAGACCTTCGAGGCAGTGGCGGGCGATCAGGGGCTGACGGACGCCCTGGGGGGCCTGCCGGACCCGTCAACCCGGTGA
- a CDS encoding lysophospholipid acyltransferase family protein codes for MSEAARPEPSGSVPLRDHTPPAARPAPPEPAPPQVDSRVYRAVLAVTYLPVLLSGAHLEVHGREHVPPPGTPLVIAANHRSGLDPFMVARALPPGRFVQFMAKKELFLPVIGWIISTGGSFPVDRSGNDLGAVRMAVRILKKGGTVGIFPQGTRGGPALQGGVALIAAKARAPILPAGISSEGRRWIVRFGPPIEAQGGIKGVTAELGERLRELAQPVGERL; via the coding sequence ATGAGCGAAGCCGCCCGCCCCGAGCCCTCCGGCTCCGTCCCGCTCCGTGACCACACGCCGCCCGCCGCCCGGCCCGCCCCACCAGAGCCGGCGCCGCCCCAGGTGGATTCGCGGGTCTACCGCGCCGTTCTGGCCGTGACCTACCTGCCGGTGCTGCTCAGCGGCGCCCACCTGGAGGTTCACGGGCGCGAGCATGTGCCGCCGCCCGGCACCCCACTGGTGATCGCGGCCAACCACCGCTCCGGTCTCGATCCGTTCATGGTGGCCCGCGCGCTGCCGCCCGGACGCTTCGTGCAGTTCATGGCGAAAAAGGAGCTGTTCTTGCCGGTGATTGGCTGGATCATCAGCACGGGCGGCAGCTTTCCGGTGGACCGTTCCGGCAACGATCTGGGGGCCGTCCGCATGGCGGTCCGGATTCTGAAGAAGGGCGGCACGGTGGGCATCTTTCCGCAGGGCACGCGCGGCGGCCCGGCCCTGCAGGGCGGCGTGGCCCTGATTGCGGCCAAGGCCCGCGCCCCGATCCTGCCCGCCGGCATCAGCAGCGAGGGCCGGCGCTGGATCGTGCGCTTCGGCCCGCCCATTGAGGCGCAGGGCGGCATCAAGGGCGTAACGGCAGAGCTGGGCGAGCGGTTGCGGGAGCTGGCGCAGCCGGTGGGCGAGCGGCTCTAG
- a CDS encoding AMP-binding protein, which translates to MLRAFTVYPARTATVHGEDVQSYAELADATARLVTLLKESGLTPGTHAVLVSPNTPDALLAFHAVPLAGGVIVPLNPAFSDEALNFLAGHADPVVALVDSTCLGRVGGRLRKLAVPIIEIGKASDLDARLSVVSPSALELPAALDEDSPISVNYTSGTTSDPKGVMVTHRNAYINLSNLLYHLNLRPGSVYLHALPLAHGNGWGSAWAVTAAGGAHVMPGGDEPRELRQALLTRGITHLFASPTILTPLADAAAPLTLPRPVKLLVAGTRPPPRLLGQLQAQGFEVLHGYGLTETNAVMTVNETAGADALPSPQGHPMMFGGQVRVVSEDGQPVPPDGFTPGEIVIRGNQVMKGYYKNRAATRRALEGGWLHTGDLAVVHPGGQVDILDRAGDLLNIGGQSVSSAQIEAVLYRHPSVREAVVVAGHDRADGVCAVAFVTLHAGAGVRGDELLSFCAPHLPDYALPRRVQLVSALPKTASGKVLKHVLRTQARQESGAAAR; encoded by the coding sequence ATGTTGCGCGCCTTCACCGTGTACCCGGCGCGGACGGCCACCGTGCATGGCGAGGACGTGCAGAGTTACGCGGAACTGGCAGACGCGACGGCCCGGCTGGTCACGCTCCTGAAGGAGAGCGGCCTGACGCCCGGCACCCACGCCGTGCTGGTCTCGCCCAACACTCCAGACGCGCTGCTGGCCTTTCACGCCGTGCCGCTGGCCGGGGGCGTGATCGTGCCGCTGAATCCGGCCTTCAGCGACGAGGCGCTGAACTTCCTGGCCGGTCACGCCGATCCGGTGGTGGCCCTGGTGGACAGCACCTGCCTGGGGCGGGTGGGCGGGCGGCTGAGGAAACTCGCCGTCCCGATCATCGAAATTGGCAAAGCCTCCGATCTGGACGCGAGGCTGAGTGTCGTTTCTCCCTCTGCGCTGGAACTCCCCGCCGCGCTGGACGAAGACTCCCCCATCAGCGTCAATTACACCTCCGGCACCACCAGCGATCCCAAGGGTGTGATGGTCACGCACCGCAACGCGTACATCAACCTCTCAAATCTGCTGTATCACCTGAACCTGCGGCCCGGCAGCGTGTACCTGCACGCGCTGCCGCTGGCGCACGGCAACGGCTGGGGCAGCGCGTGGGCAGTGACGGCGGCGGGCGGCGCGCATGTGATGCCCGGGGGCGACGAACCGCGCGAGCTTCGGCAGGCACTGCTCACACGCGGAATCACGCACCTGTTCGCCTCGCCCACGATCCTGACGCCGCTGGCCGACGCTGCTGCGCCTCTGACCCTGCCGCGCCCGGTCAAGTTGCTGGTGGCCGGAACGCGCCCGCCCCCCAGGCTGCTGGGACAGTTGCAGGCGCAGGGCTTCGAGGTGCTGCACGGCTACGGCCTGACCGAGACGAACGCGGTGATGACCGTCAATGAAACGGCGGGTGCCGACGCTCTCCCCTCGCCGCAGGGCCACCCGATGATGTTCGGCGGTCAGGTGCGGGTGGTGTCCGAGGACGGCCAGCCGGTGCCGCCCGACGGGTTCACCCCCGGCGAGATCGTGATCCGGGGCAATCAGGTCATGAAGGGCTACTACAAGAACCGCGCGGCCACCCGGCGGGCGCTGGAGGGCGGCTGGCTGCATACGGGTGATCTGGCCGTGGTTCATCCGGGCGGCCAGGTGGACATTCTCGACCGGGCAGGCGATCTGCTGAATATCGGCGGCCAGAGCGTGTCCAGCGCCCAGATCGAGGCCGTGCTGTACCGCCACCCCAGCGTGCGCGAGGCGGTGGTGGTGGCCGGCCATGACCGGGCCGATGGGGTCTGCGCCGTCGCCTTCGTCACCCTGCACGCTGGGGCGGGCGTGCGCGGCGACGAACTGCTGAGCTTCTGCGCCCCCCATCTGCCCGACTACGCCCTGCCCCGCCGGGTTCAGCTGGTGTCCGCGCTGCCCAAGACCGCCAGCGGCAAGGTGCTCAAGCATGTGCTGCGGACGCAGGCCCGCCAGGAGTCGGGGGCGGCGGCCCGCTAG
- a CDS encoding ABC transporter ATP-binding protein, which yields MSQSSQLEVQGVTLTFGGINALTDVSLTVPPGEIVSIIGPNGAGKTSLLNCISGFYHPTRGRITFGHHDLSRAAPNVVTGYGIARAFQNLELFRGLSVVENMLLARHTHLRYGLLSSLAFYGRASRQEAENRAYVERVIDFMELEQHRSHPVGTLAYGIQKRVEVARALTLAPKLLLLDEPMAGMNVEEKEDMVRFILDIQREQGITVVLIEHDMGVVMDISDRVYVLDFGQLIAGGRPEVVSADPRVIEAYTGVAEEKQAVGV from the coding sequence ATGTCTCAGTCTTCCCAACTCGAAGTTCAGGGGGTGACCCTCACGTTCGGCGGCATCAACGCCCTGACCGACGTGAGCCTGACTGTGCCGCCGGGCGAGATCGTCAGCATCATCGGCCCCAACGGAGCAGGCAAGACCAGCCTGCTGAACTGCATCAGCGGTTTCTATCACCCCACGCGCGGGCGCATCACCTTCGGCCACCATGACCTGAGCCGTGCCGCCCCCAACGTGGTCACCGGCTACGGCATCGCCCGCGCCTTCCAGAACCTGGAGCTGTTCCGGGGCCTGAGCGTGGTGGAAAACATGCTGCTGGCCCGCCATACCCACCTGCGTTACGGCCTGCTGAGCAGCCTGGCCTTTTACGGCCGCGCCAGCCGCCAGGAGGCCGAGAACCGCGCCTACGTCGAGCGCGTCATCGACTTCATGGAACTCGAACAACACCGCTCGCACCCCGTCGGCACGCTGGCCTACGGCATCCAGAAACGGGTGGAGGTGGCCCGCGCCCTGACCCTCGCGCCCAAGTTGCTGCTGCTCGACGAGCCGATGGCCGGCATGAACGTGGAGGAAAAGGAGGACATGGTGCGCTTCATCCTCGACATCCAGCGCGAGCAGGGCATCACGGTGGTGCTGATCGAACACGACATGGGCGTGGTCATGGACATCAGTGACCGCGTGTACGTGCTGGATTTCGGCCAGCTCATCGCGGGCGGGCGGCCCGAGGTGGTCAGCGCCGATCC